In a single window of the Gemmatimonadaceae bacterium genome:
- the rfaE2 gene encoding D-glycero-beta-D-manno-heptose 1-phosphate adenylyltransferase: protein MTGTPFDPARKIMSWPEAARWRESLEGALVFTNGVFDLLHPGHIEILAAARREGAALLVGLNSDDSVRRLKGPTRPVRGETDRALVLAALEAVDAVVVFEHDTPLELIRHLRPAVVVKGGDYRRETIVGADEVTAWGGRVIVVPLREGHSTTGTIDALRRGAV, encoded by the coding sequence TTGACGGGGACGCCCTTCGACCCCGCGCGCAAGATCATGAGCTGGCCCGAGGCCGCACGCTGGCGCGAGTCGCTCGAGGGCGCGCTCGTCTTCACCAACGGCGTGTTCGACCTGCTCCACCCCGGTCACATAGAAATCCTCGCTGCCGCGCGGCGGGAGGGCGCGGCCCTGCTGGTCGGACTCAACTCCGACGATTCCGTCCGGCGGCTCAAGGGACCGACGCGTCCCGTGCGCGGCGAGACCGACCGCGCGCTCGTGCTGGCCGCGCTCGAGGCCGTCGATGCCGTGGTGGTGTTCGAGCACGATACCCCGCTCGAGCTCATCCGCCATCTGCGCCCGGCGGTCGTCGTGAAGGGCGGCGATTACCGGCGCGAGACCATCGTCGGCGCGGACGAGGTTACGGCGTGGGGCGGCCGCGTGATCGTGGTGCCGTTGAGGGAAGGGCATTCTACCACCGGCACGATCGACGCGCTGCGGCGCGGAGCCGTCTGA
- a CDS encoding non-canonical purine NTP pyrophosphatase: MNDRVLLIATRSEDKVREIVPLLRHLPVRILSLAEAGIPLAPAEGSIERFDTFEENAAAKARYFFVASAGMPTVADDSGLAVDALGGAPGVHSKRWANRPELDGKALDEANNLRLLEALQGSASRSARYVCVAAFADAGTTIAARGETTGEITAAARGSAGFGYDPYFLSDDLGCTFGEAAPAEKSRVSHRGRAFRKLAEELSAHFSD, encoded by the coding sequence GTGAACGACCGCGTCCTGCTGATCGCGACGCGGAGCGAGGACAAGGTCCGCGAGATCGTTCCGCTGCTGCGTCACCTGCCGGTACGCATTCTCAGCCTGGCCGAAGCGGGGATCCCGCTGGCCCCGGCCGAAGGGTCGATCGAGCGGTTCGACACCTTCGAGGAAAACGCCGCGGCGAAGGCCAGGTACTTCTTCGTCGCGAGCGCGGGGATGCCGACGGTGGCGGACGACTCCGGCCTGGCCGTGGACGCGCTCGGGGGAGCGCCCGGCGTGCACAGCAAGCGTTGGGCGAACCGTCCCGAGCTCGACGGCAAAGCGCTGGACGAGGCGAACAACCTGCGCCTGCTGGAGGCCCTGCAGGGCTCGGCGAGTCGAAGCGCCAGGTACGTTTGCGTGGCTGCCTTCGCCGATGCCGGGACTACGATTGCCGCCCGGGGCGAGACCACCGGCGAGATCACGGCCGCCGCGCGCGGCAGCGCGGGCTTCGGGTATGACCCTTATTTTCTGTCAGACGATCTCGGCTGCACTTTCGGCGAAGCCGCCCCGGCGGAGAAGAGTCGCGTGTCCCATCGGGGGCGCGCGTTCCGGAAGCTCGCGGAGGAGCTGAGCGCCCATTTCAGTGACTAG
- a CDS encoding endonuclease/exonuclease/phosphatase family protein, with translation MSRKLLALLCAIPLLSCSSVRPAPEQIVNVLVYNIHAGKDAKGAGNLPRVAELVRATGADVALLQEVDINTRRSGRVDQPSVLSELTGMRPVFGKTLDYDGGQYGIAVLTRWPVTHDTLFRLRVTPRQERAGGSYEPRGVLHVLIATPHGPLHILNTHLDPSANDGFRRQEAATVLRLADQLRSSGETVFIGGDLNSNPDSRVLEMFIDAGWNDAWDGCGEGEGKTFPYDTPVKRIDYLLLGPAATCVWTEVLATDASDHRPIVFHIRMDR, from the coding sequence ATGTCCAGAAAGCTGCTCGCACTGCTCTGCGCCATCCCGCTGCTCTCCTGCTCGTCGGTGCGGCCGGCGCCGGAGCAGATAGTCAACGTCCTCGTGTACAACATTCACGCGGGGAAGGACGCGAAGGGCGCGGGCAACCTCCCGCGCGTCGCGGAGCTCGTGCGAGCGACCGGGGCGGACGTGGCGCTGCTGCAGGAGGTCGACATCAACACCCGCCGCTCCGGCAGAGTCGATCAACCCTCGGTCCTCTCCGAGCTGACCGGGATGCGGCCGGTTTTCGGCAAGACGCTGGACTACGACGGCGGACAATACGGCATCGCCGTGCTGACTCGCTGGCCGGTGACGCATGACACGCTGTTCCGACTGCGCGTCACGCCCCGCCAGGAGCGCGCCGGCGGATCGTACGAGCCGCGCGGGGTGCTGCACGTGCTGATCGCCACGCCGCACGGACCGCTGCACATTCTCAATACGCATCTCGATCCCTCGGCGAACGACGGGTTCCGAAGGCAGGAGGCAGCTACGGTGCTGCGGCTCGCGGATCAGCTGCGCAGCAGCGGAGAGACGGTCTTCATCGGCGGCGACCTCAACTCCAATCCCGACTCGCGCGTGCTGGAAATGTTCATCGATGCCGGCTGGAACGACGCCTGGGACGGGTGCGGCGAGGGAGAGGGGAAGACGTTCCCCTACGACACGCCCGTCAAGCGGATCGACTACCTTCTCCTCGGACCTGCCGCGACGTGTGTATGGACGGAAGTGCTCGCTACGGACGCGTCGGATCACCGCCCGATCGTCTTCCACATAAGGATGGATCGCTGA